One window from the genome of Myxocyprinus asiaticus isolate MX2 ecotype Aquarium Trade chromosome 30, UBuf_Myxa_2, whole genome shotgun sequence encodes:
- the si:dkey-89b17.4 gene encoding zinc finger protein 646 isoform X2 codes for MAMHDMNRAKGFPCKECDMICPSTPSLLEHMKAHYHQEENGRFECEQCGRIFKQAISLASHKKTHEMGSFQCPVCTRTLPNAMALKNHLSIHTLSPSAQAEEENDDNADEDRNYNLAQNLSDASFRSHISNSGMLPGHDHDKQKSPGSEDAWDRPFKCDQCERTYRHHGSLVNHKKSHQEGTYKCNVCYKQFNNLAALSAHERTHSKFKLPGMSMGALVPEAPSDPRTPGPHNDDMAPSFCHLCQVALPNKNDFQEHILLHNAASSSLGLTRSFPSIVSHNLSTVRSPTVNPYTPALGDPLPLPLLPDKRYDPMLGPPVNNSIFTCAYCGTGHPDIESLKMHYLTHDPHTTTHVHDSPAILNSDGLASNSQPSVSSSNGETRSQNASAAIDDAERRFKCQECGKSYRHAGSLVNHKRSHQTGHYQCTVCCKQYSHLAALHSHLRSHKTRPNSQSMGTEGDWLSSEPMTGLDSQQGFVHSQDQESGATTPISLPGNLGDAAHFVPDGGHNSGLDSLEFHDRFDGTLAQSSSGHSPLPQNHRQAEGVNQGAMSNSYLGNMSFHSAGGASLPAGSANLKESSRQRRGHNQMPYGGGQANSQSNSKRMDNKDDDDNGEVYQCTVCGNHYASLRALRSHLRSHGVNQGAGPSSALSPIGEQEWRRRQEGIAAGLLICSTCGQSFNRKQDLLNHQLAHGPARPDGSAQGLGGASSNSNGKMDGRNHICVDCGMFFADRHQLITHLCPGKARAGGLNKGMNGAKGMTGGAGTSGGGGPVDPQQMPDSDDRPHRCDQCGRSYRHPCSLLNHKKSHKTGVFRCLVCQKRYYNLLALKNHQRTHFDLKRHKCEECGKAFKIQKQLINHLRLHEEHRAKTGDQQDQRVQGMSHPNGARYEGGPSQLQAMRLGEPKIPNPPMNTNYGQPQGYKKPYAGARAQQVDDGSGRRPFACDQCGRTYRHAGSLANHKNLHKIGEYHCNVCNSTYPNRLAMKNHLRMHFALKKYTCSDCGRGFRNQRQLETHTSNQLCKDLPGPSVQSAPPPAEYECDGCSQIFSTTTDLASHNCSSQLPSSSASLNSCNMSMDTGDLGSPEREERPFTCDLCGCSYKHASSLLNHKNTHKIGNFSCSYCDKPYSNYMALRNHMRIHTQKKRHICSTCGKAFRLARFLRNHQRVHEEGHTRFGCPTCGKSFQGRSGLARHRCGDNQVGREGVRKATSSTREGEECRFTCDQCGRSYRHASSLLNHKNTHTVGIYHCAVCLKTYSNLLALKNHRRIHSETRRHHCPECGKAFRVSSQLQNHRRVHQKEREFACTLCHRSLPTQASFRLHLEMQHGRAPKISPQPGVSSSRSDLSWSSGLDLTLIQTQGMDPNGLPKHNTLHHGPSGSSSAGHQQQHLQQSRNEAGCKSHVCSQCGRGYRHASSLLNHKNSHKMGTYFCNSCQKEFSNLMALKNHRRIHTEPKRYQCPDCGKAFRVSTQLICHRRIHTKEKPFSCQQCDKRFSSKSNLRHHQKVHWNSSTPSSGLNMDATNFLARR; via the exons ATGGCTATGCATGATATGAATCGTGCCAAGGGTTTCCCTTGCAAAGAATGCGACATGATTTGCCCAAGTACACCTAGCCTTCTGGAGCACATGAAAGCACACTATCATCAAGAAGAGAATGGCAGATTTGAATGTGAGCAGTGTGGACGCATTTTTAAGCAGGCCATTAGCTTGGCTTCTCACAAAAAAACTCATGAGATGGGCTCCTTCCAATGCCCAGTGTGCACCAGAACGTTGCCCAATGCAATGGCGCTAAAAAACCACCTCAGCATCCACACCCTGTCTCCAAGTGCCCAAGCTGAAGAGGAGAACGATGATAATGCAGATGAAGACAGGAATTATAATCTAGCACAAAATCTGTCTGACGCAAGTTTCAGAAGTCACATAAGCAACAGTGGAATGCTGCCTGGCCATGACCACGATAAGCAAAAATCTCCAGGATCTGAAGATGCCTGGGACAGACCGTTTAAGTGTGACCAATGTGAACGGACTTACCGACACCATGGCAGCCTGGTTAACCACAAGAAGTCCCATCAAGAGGGCACGTATAAGTGCAATGTCTGTTACAAACAGTTCAACAATCTTGCGGCCCTTAGTGCTCACGAGCGTACTCATTCAAAATTTAAACTTCCTGGTATGTCCATGGGGGCCCTTGTGCCTGAAGCGCCATCTGACCCTCGCACTCCAGGGCCCCACAATGATGACATGGCACCCAGCTTTTGCCACCTGTGTCAGGTGGCTTTGCCTAATAAGAATGACTTTCAAgaacacattttgttacataatGCTGCATCGTCTTCTTTGGGGCTTACGCGTAGTTTCCCCAGTATAGTGTCGCATAATCTTAGCACTGTTCGCTCCCCCACAGTCAATCCATATACACCTGCTCTAGGTGACCCTCTTCCGCTTCCTCTATTACCAGACAAGCGTTATGACCCAATGCTTGGCCCTCCTGTTAATAATTCCATATTCACCTGTGCGTATTGTGGAACAGGACATCCTGACATAGAGAGTCTCAAAATGCATTATCTTACCCATGACCCACACACCACAACACATGTGCATGACAGCCCTGCTATTTTAAATTCAGATGGACTGGCTTCAAATTCACAACCATCAGTATCGTCATCCAATGGCGAGACGAGGTCTCAGAATGCGTCTGCAGCCATTGATGACGCTGAACGTAGATTTAAGTGCCAAGAGTGCGGGAAAAGCTATCGACATGCAGGGAGTCTAGTTAATCATAAACGCTCCCATCAGACAGGTCATTATCAGTGCACCGTTTGTTGTAAGCAGTATTCACACTTAGCAGCCCTTCACAGCCACCTCCGTAGTCACAAGACTCGGCCAAATTCACAGTCGATGGGCACAGAGGGAGACTGGCTTTCCTCTGAGCCAATGACAGGGCTTGACTCTCAACAAGGCTTTGTACATTCTCAGGACCAGGAGAGCGGTGCGACCACCCCTATATCGCTCCCTGGTAATCTTGGTGATGCAGCCCACTTTGTCCCAGACGGTGGCCATAACAGTGGCCTGGATTCGTTGGAATTCCATGACCGATTTGACGGCACCTTAGCTCAAAGCAGTTCTGGCCATTCACCTCTTCCACAAAATCATCGTCAAGCAGAAGGTGTGAACCAGGGTGCTATGTCCAATAGTTACCTGGGTAACATGAGCTTCCATAGTGCTGGTGGCGCCTCCCTGCCAGCAGGGAGCGCCAACCTCAAAGAAAGTAGTCGACAGCGCCGTGGTCACAACCAGATGCCTTATGGAGGAGGACAAGCTAACTCCCAGAGCAACAGTAAGAGAATGGATAACAAAGATGATGATGACAATGGAGAGGTTTACCAGTGCACAGTCTGCGGAAACCATTATGCCAGCCTGAGGGCACTTCGTAGCCACTTGCGAAGCCATGGGGTTAACCAAGGGGCAGGGCCATCGTCTGCTCTTTCTCCCATTGGTGAGCAAGAATGGAGGAGGCGGCAAGAGGGTATTGCGGCCGGTCTTTTGATCTGTAGCACCTGTGGCCAGAGCTTCAACAGAAAGCAGGACTTGTTAAACCACCAGCTGGCCCACGGACCTGCAAGGCCAGATGGATCTGCACAGGGCTTGGGTGGCGCTAGCTCTAATTCTAATGGCAAAATGGATGGAAGGAACCACATTTGCGTTGACTGTGGCATGTTCTTTGCAGATCGCCATCAGCTGATCACTCACCTGTGTCCAGGCAAGGCGAGAGCAGGGGGATTGAACAAGGGCATGAACGGAGCTAAAGGAATGACGGGTGGTGCTGGTACCAGTGGTGGCGGGGGCCCCGTAGACCCTCAGCAGATGCCTGACTCTGATGATCGGCCCCACAGGTGCGACCAGTGCGGCAGGAGTTACAGGCACCCCTGCTCCCTGCTCAACCATAAGAAATCTCACAAGACTGGGGTCTTCCGCTGCCTTGTCTGCCAAAAACGCTACTACAACCTACTGGCTCTCAAGAACCACCAGCGGACTCATTTTGACTTAAAGAG GCACAAGTGCGAGGAGTGTGGGAAAGCCTTTAAGATTCAGAAGCAGTTGATAAATCATCTGCGCTTGCACGAAGAGCACAGAGCGAAGACTGGAGATCAACAAGACCAACGTGTTCAAGGCATGTCTCATCCCAATGGTGCCCGCTATGAGGGAGGTCCATCGCAGCTCCAAGCTATGAGGCTGGGGGAACCCAAAATTCCGAACCCTCCCATGAACACCAATTACGGTCAACCTCAAGGTTACAAGAAACCATATGCAGGGGCCAGGGCTCAACAAGTTGATGATGGCAGCGGCCGCCGCCCCTTTGCTTGCGATCAGTGCGGACGCACTTACCGTCATGCTGGCAGTCTGGCCAATCATAAGAATCTACATAAGATCGGTGAATACCACTGCAACGTGTGCAACTCCACTTATCCAAATCGACTGGCAATGAAGAACCACCTCCGCATGCATTTCGCTCTTAAGAAGTATACTTGCTCTGATTGTGGTAGGGGCTTCAGAAACCAGCGGCAGCTTGAAACGCACACCAGCAACCAGCTCTGCAAAGATCTTCCTGGTCCCAGCGTTCAGAGCGCTCCTCCTCCAGCTGAATATGAGTGCGATGGGTGCTCGCAGATCTTTTCTACAACCACAGACTTGGCCTCGCATAACTGCAGTTCCCAGCTTCCATCTTCCTCGGCCTCCCTCAACAGCTGTAATATGAGCATGGATACAGGTGACCTGGGGTCTCCGGAGCGTGAAGAACGCCCTTTCACCTGTGACCTTTGTGGCTGCTCTTACAAACACGCTAGCAGTCTGCTTAaccataaaaatacacacaaaataggCAACTTCAGCTGCTCGTATTGCGATAAGCCCTACTCCAACTACATGGCCCTGCGCAACCACATGCGCATCCACACGCAGAAGAAGCGCCATATCTGCTCAACTTGTGGCAAGGCTTTTCGGCTGGCCCGCTTCCTTCGGAACCACCAGAGAGTCCACGAGGAGGGCCACACCCGTTTTGGCTGCCCCACCTGCGGGAAGAGCTTCCAGGGTCGATCTGGGCTGGCCAGGCACCGCTGCGGGGACAACCAGGTAGGCAGAGAGGGCGTAAGGAAGGCCACTTCAAGCACAAGAGAGGGAGAGGAGTGCCGGTTCAC ATGTGACCAGTGTGGCCGTTCCTATAGGCATGCCAGCTCACTTCTTAACCACAAAAACACCCACACCGTCGGCATCTACCACTGCGCTGTGTGCCTCAAGACCTACTCCAACCTGCTCGCACTCAAGAACCACCGTCGCATTCATTCTGAGACTCGGCGGCACCACTGCCCTGAGTGCGGCAAGGCTTTCCGTGTCTCTTCCCAGCTACAAAATCACCGCCGTGTGCACCAAAAGGAGCGTGAGTTTGCCTGCACTCTGTGCCACCGGAGCTTACCCACCCAGGCTAGCTTCCGTCTCCACTTGGAAATGCAACATGGCCGTGCCCCGAAAATATCACCGCAGCCTGGGGTTTCGTCCAGTCGCTCTGATTTGAGTTGGAGCTCTGGGCTTGACCTTACGCTGATACAGACCCAGGGAATGGATCCTAATGGGCTCCCAAAGCATAACACATTGCACCACGGTCCCAGTGGCAGCAGCTCAGCTGGGCACCAACAACAGCATTTACAGCAGAGTCGCAATGAGGCGGGGTGCAAGTCACATGTCTGCAGTCAGTGCGGACGCGGTTACCGTCATGCTAGCTCGCTTCTGAATCACAAGAACAGCCACAAGATGGGCACCTATTTCTGCAACTCCTGTCAGAAGGAATTCTCAAACCTTATGGCACTCAAAAACCACAGACGCATCCACACAGAACCCAAACGTTACCAGTGCCCGGACTGCGGCAAAGCTTTCCGTGTTTCCACCCAGCTCATCTGCCACCGACGCATCCACACCAAGGAGAAGCCTTTCTCATGTCAACAGTGTGACAAGCGCTTCTCCAGCAAGTCCAACTTAAGACACCATCAAAAGGTCCACTGGAACAGTTCGACACCTTCTAGTGGTCTGAACATGGACGCCACCAACTTCTTGG CACGGAGGTGA